The Corvus moneduloides isolate bCorMon1 chromosome 5, bCorMon1.pri, whole genome shotgun sequence genome includes a region encoding these proteins:
- the FBXL5 gene encoding F-box/LRR-repeat protein 5 isoform X2 codes for MLAPPFAPPFAARLHGENMAPFPEEVDVFSAPHWRMKQLVGLYCDKLSKTNFSNNNDFRALLQSLYATFKEFKMHEQIENECIIGLLQQRSRTVYNVHSDNKLSEMLSLFEKGLKNVKNEYEQLNYAKQLKERLEAFTRDFLPHMKEEEEVFQPMLMEYFTYEELKDIKKKVIAQHCSQKEAAEFRGLSKWNQAEELQKVFKYSVDEKADQGDWYSGPAADTETEPDEEWVKNRKDESRAFQEWDEDADIDESEEAAEDSLAINIAQMEKRLLHGLIHHVLPVVGSSVKTLVLAYSSAVSSKMVRQILELCPNLEYLDLTQTDVSDSVFESWCSVGYCQNLRHLDLSGCEKITDVAIERISRALGIISTHHNRGVLKSCRSRNAKTLWKNREITLQSNQKYNCLHEVSNENLIQGGDGEQHWTKPDGSENFNSAYVWMLDADDLADIEDAAEWRHRNVEGFCLMEPTSHINCSASCYSRDIYGLRTRGWQQHCASTDLIYCGHSFCCAGTGLRTIRALPESSALCKKPIRTKQSEKKDSVYSGSEKTDEETARVLQFLSLSGCYQITDRALRALTLGGGLPHLEHLNLSGCLTVTGAGLQELVSACPSLKDEHFYYCDNINGPHAETASGCQNLQCGFRACCRSGE; via the exons ATGCTCGCGCCGCCGTTCGCGCCGCCGTTCGCGGCGCGGCTCCATGGGGAGAACATGGCTCCCTTCCCCGAGGAGGTGGACGTGTTCTCCGCCCCGCACTGGCGCATGAAGCAGCTCGTGGGGCTCTACTGCGACAAG CTTTCCAAGACCAACTTCTCCAACAACAATGATTTTCGGGCTCTGCTGCAATCCCTTTATGCCACATTCaaggaatttaaaatgcatGAGCAGATTGAAAATGAGTGTATCATTGGTTTGCTTCAGCAGCGTAGCCGGACAGTGTACAATGTGCACTCGGACAACAAACTGTCAGAGATGCTTAGCCTTTTTGAGAAAGGGTTAAAGAATGTAAAG AATGAATATGAACAGCTAAACTATGCGAAACAGCTGAAGGAGAGATTGGAAGCCTTTACCAGGGATTTCCTTCCTCAtatgaaagaggaagaggag GTTTTTCAGCCAATGTTGATGGAATACTTTACTTACGAAGAGCTGaaagatattaagaagaaagtaattgcacagcactgctcacagAAAGAGGCTGCAGAATTCAGAGGTCTCAGTAAGTGGAATCAAGCAGAAGAGCTTCAGAAGGTCTTTAAGTATTCTGTGGATGAGAAGGCAGATCAAG GTGATTGGTATAGTGGTCCTGCAGCAGATACTGAGACTGAACCTGATGAGGAATGggtgaaaaatagaaaagatgaAAGTCGTGCTTTCCAGGAATGGGATGAAGATGCTGACATAGATGAATCTG aagaagcagctgaagaTTCACTTGCCATTAATATAGCACAAATGGAAAAACGTTTACTTCATGGCCTAATTCATCATGTCCTCCCGGTTGTAGGCTCCTCAGTGAAGACACTGGTATTGGCCTACAGTTCTGCAGTGTCCAGCAAAATG gtTAGACAGATATTGGAGCTTTGCCCCAACTTGGAATATTTGGATCTCACTCAAACTGATGTTTCAGACTCTGTATTTGAAAG TTGGTGTTCGGTTGGGTATTGTCAAAATCTACGCCACCTTGATCTGTCTGGATGTGAAAAAATTACAGATGTGGCTATAGAGAGGATTTCCAGAGCACTGGGTATCATATCAACCCATCATAACAGAGGTGTtctgaaaagctgcagaagcaggaaCGCTAAGACTTTGTGGAAAAACAGAGAGATTACTCTGCAGTCCAACCAGAAATATAATTGTTTGCATGAAGTCAGCAATGAAAACCTCATTCAAGGAGGAGATGGTGAGCAGCACTGGACTAAACCTGATGGCTCAGAAAACTTCAATTCTGCTTATGTGTGGATGCTAGATGCAGATGATTTAGCTGACATTGAAGATGCTGCAGAGTGGAGACACAGAAATGTTGAAGGATTTTGTCTTATGGAACCAACATCCCATATTAATTGTTCTGCATCGTGCTACAGTAGAGACATTTATGGATTAAGGACTAGagggtggcagcagcactgtgctTCTACTGACTTGATTTACTGCGGTCACTCGTTTTGTTGTGCTGGGACAGGACTAAGAACTATTCGAGCACTTCCAGAGTCCTCTGCACTGTGTAAAAAACCAATAAGGACTAAGCAGTCAGAGAAAAAAGACTCTGTGTACTCTGGGagtgaaaaaacagatgaagagaCTGCACGAGTTCTTCAGTTTCTCAGTCTGTCAGGCTGTTACCAGATAACAGACCGTGCTCTCAG GGCACTGACTCTGGGAGGAGGACTGCCGCATCTGGAACACCTGAACCTCTCGGGGTGTCTCAC
- the FBXL5 gene encoding F-box/LRR-repeat protein 5 isoform X3 gives MHEQIENECIIGLLQQRSRTVYNVHSDNKLSEMLSLFEKGLKNVKNEYEQLNYAKQLKERLEAFTRDFLPHMKEEEEVFQPMLMEYFTYEELKDIKKKVIAQHCSQKEAAEFRGLSKWNQAEELQKVFKYSVDEKADQETEITGHTTNITNLPPEVMVTIFSYLNPQELCQCSQVSTEWSQLAKTGSLWKHLYPVRWARGDWYSGPAADTETEPDEEWVKNRKDESRAFQEWDEDADIDESEEAAEDSLAINIAQMEKRLLHGLIHHVLPVVGSSVKTLVLAYSSAVSSKMVRQILELCPNLEYLDLTQTDVSDSVFESWCSVGYCQNLRHLDLSGCEKITDVAIERISRALGIISTHHNRGVLKSCRSRNAKTLWKNREITLQSNQKYNCLHEVSNENLIQGGDGEQHWTKPDGSENFNSAYVWMLDADDLADIEDAAEWRHRNVEGFCLMEPTSHINCSASCYSRDIYGLRTRGWQQHCASTDLIYCGHSFCCAGTGLRTIRALPESSALCKKPIRTKQSEKKDSVYSGSEKTDEETARVLQFLSLSGCYQITDRALRALTLGGGLPHLEHLNLSGCLTVTGAGLQELVSACPSLKDEHFYYCDNINGPHAETASGCQNLQCGFRACCRSGE, from the exons atgcatGAGCAGATTGAAAATGAGTGTATCATTGGTTTGCTTCAGCAGCGTAGCCGGACAGTGTACAATGTGCACTCGGACAACAAACTGTCAGAGATGCTTAGCCTTTTTGAGAAAGGGTTAAAGAATGTAAAG AATGAATATGAACAGCTAAACTATGCGAAACAGCTGAAGGAGAGATTGGAAGCCTTTACCAGGGATTTCCTTCCTCAtatgaaagaggaagaggag GTTTTTCAGCCAATGTTGATGGAATACTTTACTTACGAAGAGCTGaaagatattaagaagaaagtaattgcacagcactgctcacagAAAGAGGCTGCAGAATTCAGAGGTCTCAGTAAGTGGAATCAAGCAGAAGAGCTTCAGAAGGTCTTTAAGTATTCTGTGGATGAGAAGGCAGATCAAG aaaccGAAATAACAGGGCACACCACAAATATTACTAATCTCCCTCCTGAAGTAATGGTGACCATTTTCAGTTACCTTAACCCCCAAGAGTTATGTCAGTGTAGTCAAGTAAGCACTGAATGGTCACAGTTGGCTAAAACTGGATCTCTGTGGAAACATCTTTACCCTGTTCGCTGGGCCAGAG GTGATTGGTATAGTGGTCCTGCAGCAGATACTGAGACTGAACCTGATGAGGAATGggtgaaaaatagaaaagatgaAAGTCGTGCTTTCCAGGAATGGGATGAAGATGCTGACATAGATGAATCTG aagaagcagctgaagaTTCACTTGCCATTAATATAGCACAAATGGAAAAACGTTTACTTCATGGCCTAATTCATCATGTCCTCCCGGTTGTAGGCTCCTCAGTGAAGACACTGGTATTGGCCTACAGTTCTGCAGTGTCCAGCAAAATG gtTAGACAGATATTGGAGCTTTGCCCCAACTTGGAATATTTGGATCTCACTCAAACTGATGTTTCAGACTCTGTATTTGAAAG TTGGTGTTCGGTTGGGTATTGTCAAAATCTACGCCACCTTGATCTGTCTGGATGTGAAAAAATTACAGATGTGGCTATAGAGAGGATTTCCAGAGCACTGGGTATCATATCAACCCATCATAACAGAGGTGTtctgaaaagctgcagaagcaggaaCGCTAAGACTTTGTGGAAAAACAGAGAGATTACTCTGCAGTCCAACCAGAAATATAATTGTTTGCATGAAGTCAGCAATGAAAACCTCATTCAAGGAGGAGATGGTGAGCAGCACTGGACTAAACCTGATGGCTCAGAAAACTTCAATTCTGCTTATGTGTGGATGCTAGATGCAGATGATTTAGCTGACATTGAAGATGCTGCAGAGTGGAGACACAGAAATGTTGAAGGATTTTGTCTTATGGAACCAACATCCCATATTAATTGTTCTGCATCGTGCTACAGTAGAGACATTTATGGATTAAGGACTAGagggtggcagcagcactgtgctTCTACTGACTTGATTTACTGCGGTCACTCGTTTTGTTGTGCTGGGACAGGACTAAGAACTATTCGAGCACTTCCAGAGTCCTCTGCACTGTGTAAAAAACCAATAAGGACTAAGCAGTCAGAGAAAAAAGACTCTGTGTACTCTGGGagtgaaaaaacagatgaagagaCTGCACGAGTTCTTCAGTTTCTCAGTCTGTCAGGCTGTTACCAGATAACAGACCGTGCTCTCAG GGCACTGACTCTGGGAGGAGGACTGCCGCATCTGGAACACCTGAACCTCTCGGGGTGTCTCAC
- the FBXL5 gene encoding F-box/LRR-repeat protein 5 isoform X1: protein MLAPPFAPPFAARLHGENMAPFPEEVDVFSAPHWRMKQLVGLYCDKLSKTNFSNNNDFRALLQSLYATFKEFKMHEQIENECIIGLLQQRSRTVYNVHSDNKLSEMLSLFEKGLKNVKNEYEQLNYAKQLKERLEAFTRDFLPHMKEEEEVFQPMLMEYFTYEELKDIKKKVIAQHCSQKEAAEFRGLSKWNQAEELQKVFKYSVDEKADQETEITGHTTNITNLPPEVMVTIFSYLNPQELCQCSQVSTEWSQLAKTGSLWKHLYPVRWARGDWYSGPAADTETEPDEEWVKNRKDESRAFQEWDEDADIDESEEAAEDSLAINIAQMEKRLLHGLIHHVLPVVGSSVKTLVLAYSSAVSSKMVRQILELCPNLEYLDLTQTDVSDSVFESWCSVGYCQNLRHLDLSGCEKITDVAIERISRALGIISTHHNRGVLKSCRSRNAKTLWKNREITLQSNQKYNCLHEVSNENLIQGGDGEQHWTKPDGSENFNSAYVWMLDADDLADIEDAAEWRHRNVEGFCLMEPTSHINCSASCYSRDIYGLRTRGWQQHCASTDLIYCGHSFCCAGTGLRTIRALPESSALCKKPIRTKQSEKKDSVYSGSEKTDEETARVLQFLSLSGCYQITDRALRALTLGGGLPHLEHLNLSGCLTVTGAGLQELVSACPSLKDEHFYYCDNINGPHAETASGCQNLQCGFRACCRSGE from the exons ATGCTCGCGCCGCCGTTCGCGCCGCCGTTCGCGGCGCGGCTCCATGGGGAGAACATGGCTCCCTTCCCCGAGGAGGTGGACGTGTTCTCCGCCCCGCACTGGCGCATGAAGCAGCTCGTGGGGCTCTACTGCGACAAG CTTTCCAAGACCAACTTCTCCAACAACAATGATTTTCGGGCTCTGCTGCAATCCCTTTATGCCACATTCaaggaatttaaaatgcatGAGCAGATTGAAAATGAGTGTATCATTGGTTTGCTTCAGCAGCGTAGCCGGACAGTGTACAATGTGCACTCGGACAACAAACTGTCAGAGATGCTTAGCCTTTTTGAGAAAGGGTTAAAGAATGTAAAG AATGAATATGAACAGCTAAACTATGCGAAACAGCTGAAGGAGAGATTGGAAGCCTTTACCAGGGATTTCCTTCCTCAtatgaaagaggaagaggag GTTTTTCAGCCAATGTTGATGGAATACTTTACTTACGAAGAGCTGaaagatattaagaagaaagtaattgcacagcactgctcacagAAAGAGGCTGCAGAATTCAGAGGTCTCAGTAAGTGGAATCAAGCAGAAGAGCTTCAGAAGGTCTTTAAGTATTCTGTGGATGAGAAGGCAGATCAAG aaaccGAAATAACAGGGCACACCACAAATATTACTAATCTCCCTCCTGAAGTAATGGTGACCATTTTCAGTTACCTTAACCCCCAAGAGTTATGTCAGTGTAGTCAAGTAAGCACTGAATGGTCACAGTTGGCTAAAACTGGATCTCTGTGGAAACATCTTTACCCTGTTCGCTGGGCCAGAG GTGATTGGTATAGTGGTCCTGCAGCAGATACTGAGACTGAACCTGATGAGGAATGggtgaaaaatagaaaagatgaAAGTCGTGCTTTCCAGGAATGGGATGAAGATGCTGACATAGATGAATCTG aagaagcagctgaagaTTCACTTGCCATTAATATAGCACAAATGGAAAAACGTTTACTTCATGGCCTAATTCATCATGTCCTCCCGGTTGTAGGCTCCTCAGTGAAGACACTGGTATTGGCCTACAGTTCTGCAGTGTCCAGCAAAATG gtTAGACAGATATTGGAGCTTTGCCCCAACTTGGAATATTTGGATCTCACTCAAACTGATGTTTCAGACTCTGTATTTGAAAG TTGGTGTTCGGTTGGGTATTGTCAAAATCTACGCCACCTTGATCTGTCTGGATGTGAAAAAATTACAGATGTGGCTATAGAGAGGATTTCCAGAGCACTGGGTATCATATCAACCCATCATAACAGAGGTGTtctgaaaagctgcagaagcaggaaCGCTAAGACTTTGTGGAAAAACAGAGAGATTACTCTGCAGTCCAACCAGAAATATAATTGTTTGCATGAAGTCAGCAATGAAAACCTCATTCAAGGAGGAGATGGTGAGCAGCACTGGACTAAACCTGATGGCTCAGAAAACTTCAATTCTGCTTATGTGTGGATGCTAGATGCAGATGATTTAGCTGACATTGAAGATGCTGCAGAGTGGAGACACAGAAATGTTGAAGGATTTTGTCTTATGGAACCAACATCCCATATTAATTGTTCTGCATCGTGCTACAGTAGAGACATTTATGGATTAAGGACTAGagggtggcagcagcactgtgctTCTACTGACTTGATTTACTGCGGTCACTCGTTTTGTTGTGCTGGGACAGGACTAAGAACTATTCGAGCACTTCCAGAGTCCTCTGCACTGTGTAAAAAACCAATAAGGACTAAGCAGTCAGAGAAAAAAGACTCTGTGTACTCTGGGagtgaaaaaacagatgaagagaCTGCACGAGTTCTTCAGTTTCTCAGTCTGTCAGGCTGTTACCAGATAACAGACCGTGCTCTCAG GGCACTGACTCTGGGAGGAGGACTGCCGCATCTGGAACACCTGAACCTCTCGGGGTGTCTCAC
- the BST1 gene encoding ADP-ribosyl cyclase/cyclic ADP-ribose hydrolase 2 — MMMSLFFPLLFVSVLFMNSFSGVQGRKWKGEGTTKNLENIVIGRCYDYIRIVNPAVGEKNCSQIWEAFKNAFINKDPCSILPKDYELFINLSLHTIPPNKSLFWENNQLLVNRFADRGRRYMSLGDTLFGFFGDFLNWCGQADSPGLDYESCPTTMECENNAVESFWRMASITYAQHSSGVIHVLLNGSADGGAYPQPGFFADYEIPNLQKDRISQVVVWVVDDIEGPDVDSCGIHSVKILETRLKTLGYDVICTDNNKSVMFLLCLDNPDNSKCALASSAPAAQRGPISSDRGCSWNKLMIVSFVGFLFRFALVY; from the exons ATGATGAtgagcctttttttccctcttttatttGTCTCTGTTCTGTTTATGAACAGCTTCTCAGGAGtgcagggaaggaaatggaaaggtGAAGGTACTACTAAAAACCTGGAAAATATTGTCATTGGAAGATGCTATGATTATATTAGAATTGTGAACCCTGCTGTTGG TGAGAAGAATTGTTCACAGATATgggaagcatttaaaaatgcatttattaacAAGGATCCTTGCAGCATTCTGCCTAAGGATTATGAATTATTTATCAACCTGTCATTGCACACAATTCCACCTAACAag tctCTCTTCTGGGAAAATAATCAGCTACTAGTCAATCGCTTTGCTGACAGAGGACGTCGCTACATGTCTCTGGGTGATACTCTGTTTGGCTTCTTTGGAGATTTTCTAAACTGGTGTGGGCAGGCAGACAGCCCTG GACTGGACTATGAATCCTGCCCTACCACGATGGAATGTGAAAACAATGCGGTGGAATCTTTCTGGAGGATGGCCTCAATCACT TATGCACAACACAGCTCTGGGGTGATACATGTCTTGTTGAATGGTTCTGCAGACGGAGGAGCTTATCCACAGCCCGG TTTTTTTGCAGATTATGAAATACCTAATCTCCAGAAAGACAGAATCTCACAAGTTGTCGTTTGGGTTGTGGATGATATTGAAGGACCAGATGT AGATTCCTGTGGAATTCATAGTGTAAAGATATTAGAAACCAGGCTGAAAACTCTTGGTTATGATGTCATTTGCACTGACAATAACAA GTCTGTAATGTTCTTACTCTGCCTGGATAATCCTGATAATTCTAAGTGTGCCCTTGCATC atctgcaccagcagcacaaagaggaCCTATATCTTCAGACAGAGGATGCAGCTGGAACAAGCTCATGATTGTTTCTTTTGTAGGCTTTTTGTTCAGATTTGCTTTAGTGTACTAA